A window of the Microtus pennsylvanicus isolate mMicPen1 chromosome 4, mMicPen1.hap1, whole genome shotgun sequence genome harbors these coding sequences:
- the Spata24 gene encoding spermatogenesis-associated protein 24 produces MATPLGWSQGGSGSVCLAFDQLRDVIESQEELIHQLRNVMVLQDENFVSKEEFQEIEKKLVEEKTAHAKTKALLAKEEEKLQFALGEVEVLSKQLEKEKLAFEKALSSVKNKVLQESSKKDQLITKCNEIESHIIKQEDILNGKENEIKELQQVISQQKQIFRNHMSDFQIQKQQESYMAQVLDQKHKKASGTRRARSRQCPREK; encoded by the exons ATGGCGACGCCCCTTGGGTGGTCGCAGGGGGGCTCCGGATCAGTGTGTCTCGCCTTCGATCAATTGCGGGACGTGATTGAATCTCAGGAGGAGCTGATCCACCAGCTGAGGAATGTG ATGGTTCTCCAGGATGAAAATTTTGTCAGTAAAGAAGAGTTCCAAGAAATAGAGAAGAAACTGGTG GAAGAGAAAACTGCTCATGCCAAAACCAAGGCCCTCCTGGCCAAGGAAGAGGAGAAGTTGCAGTTTGCCCTCGGAGAGGTGGAGGTACTGTCCAAACAACTGGAGAAGGAGAAGCTGGCCTTTGAAAAAGC GCTCTCCAGTGTCAAGAACAAAGTCCTGCAGGAGTCTAGCAAGAAGGACCAGCTCATCACCAAGTGTAATG AAATTGAGTCTCACATTATAAAGCAAGAAGATATACTTAATGGCAAAGAGAATGAGATTAAAGAGTTACAGCAAGTTATCAGCCAGCAGAAACAGATTTTCAG GAATCACATGTCCGACTTCCAGATCCAGAAGCAGCAGGAGAGCTACATGGCCCAGGTGCTGGACCAGAAGCATAAGAAAGCCTCGGGAACACGTCGGGCCCGGAGCCGCCAGTGTcccagggaaaaataa
- the Prob1 gene encoding proline-rich basic protein 1 gives MLTALAPPALPGLSKQLPAPAWRQDSSGSSGSYHTAPGSPEPPDVGPDTEGRGTWLWVAPGRGTGAQPVLSVSAQNSRQQHSSGSDFPRGPGSGPLPPRPQLRMLPSGEMEVIFGARALFSRSDAEDLEEQQFMAPAINSPLLPGSPSPVSVSPQPQAPDGGSRWATYLELPPRGPSPAVSGQYECVEVALEERTEPVRPRTVPKRQIELRPRPRSPSQDSRAPRPRLLLRTGSLDESLSRLQAAAGIVQTALARKLGSEVPAPSNATFRSTGKPEPTTNPQETTRSTRVVPEEVKSRPPRAQDSSVHTKAPRPWPSLRERAIRRDKPAPGTEPLGPVSSSIFLQSEEKIQQAHERESKTQFPRETPDRIVPRTRSPPFHSRSSRVVPSRVVRPRSPSPPQQTPNGAVRGPLCPSPQNLSRPHRTVWRMGSPSFPEASSEWENRNEAVEDYSRRSPSTPPLSQWTQGVARVGNPGPETPSLWKAPHSTGGDAIGLSRDRSLPALLPQELPDHPIETSSPSPRETWGPIVQGSSTVLRQEAINGLTQELEPPTLPAPGTPELTEAQCLLTLENADNAFKGRQPSPVVYTPEPPGSHLTSILDDDVCPEALASGEAASGRSRVTIPRPRDVRKMVKTTYAPSFPAGTPSSGLPAPSADTRGEGDASKAQEVPALESPAPAHYTSIFLKDFLPVVPHPYESPEPSLHATPKDVSHSNQVPRRRAENNTAKPFARSEIRLPGALVLSRRREKTPAVQGCGPGVENLDAEAQRLVPDHEGRTSPLGGAHTSTEWSPLGSAGTQPPHPGSPQACPNSSLGTAPELETPLVAPAKAIQAPLPREPQATATRTAAPLPRAASAPPTDRLPPASTQGARRLPGAAPPGKVLVDPESGRYYFVEAPRQPRLRLLFDPESGQYVEVLLPPSPSLSRPPRQAYAPLALGPGLYPPAYGPVPGSSLTPPSPNLQALGSLQLPWTPETGPLEGMYYMPLSGTPSPAPPLLFCAPPSNSGPIQSSKGSVFPL, from the coding sequence ATGCTGACTGCGCTCGCCCCGCCAGCCCTTCCAGGGCTCTCAAAGcagctgcctgcccctgcctggcGTCAGGATTCATCCGGTTCGTCCGGCTCCTACCACACAGCTCCGGGTTCTCCGGAGCCTCCGGACGTTGGGCCGGACACAGAAGGCAGGGGGACTTGGCTCTGGGTGGCCCCTGGGCGGGGGACGGGCGCGCAGCCTGTGCTGTCCGTCAGCGCCCAGAATAGCCGCCAGCAGCACAGCTCCGGCTCGGATTTCCCGCGAGGCCCGGGCTCCGGCCCGCTGCCGCCCCGGCCCCAGCTGCGCATGCTGCCGTCGGGGGAGATGGAAGTCATCTTCGGCGCCAGGGCTCTGTTCAGCCGCTCCGACGCGGAGGATCTGGAGGAACAACAGTTCATGGCGCCTGCCATCAACAGTCCGTTGCTGCCCGGGTCACCGTCTCCTGTGTCAGTGTCGCCGCAGCCGCAGGCCCCCGACGGGGGCTCTCGCTGGGCCACCTACCTGGAGCTGCCGCCCCGCGGGCCGAGTCCGGCCGTCTCAGGCCAGTACGAGTGTGTGGAGGTGGCCCTAGAGGAGCGCACCGAGCCGGTTAGACCCCGCACGGTGCCGAAGCGTCAGATCGAGCTGCGTCCGCGGCCTCGGAGTCCCTCGCAGGACAGTCGCGCGCCGCGTCCCCGACTGCTCCTGCGCACTGGCTCCCTGGACGAGTCTCTGAGCCGCTTGCAGGCCGCCGCGGGCATCGTACAGACGGCGCTGGCCAGAAAACTGGGCTCTGAGGTCCCGGCccccagcaatgccacttttaGATCCACGGGGAAACCAGAACCCACGACGAATCCTCAGGAAACAACACGCAGCACCCGTGTGGTCCCGGAAGAGGTCAAGTCTCGGCCACCCCGCGCACAAGATAGTTCTGTCCACACCAAAGCCCCGCGGCCTTGGCCCAGTCTCCGAGAGCGAGCAATTCGGCGGGACAAGCCGGCGCCTGGGACCGAGCCGCTGGGACCTGttagttccagcatctttctgCAGTCAGAGGAAAAAATCCAACAGGCTCACGAACGGGAATCCAAGACTCAGTTCCCTCGTGAGACTCCCGATCGAATCGTACCGAGAACACGAAGTCCTCCCTTCCATTCTAGAAGCTCCCGAGTGGTTCCCAGTAGGGTTGTGAGACCAAGGAGCCCATCTCCTCCGCAGCAGACTCCAAATGGGGCCGTGCGGGGTCCTCTGTGCCCGTCCCCCCAGAACCTCTCACGACCTCATAGGACTGTCTGGAGAATGGGCAGTCCGTCCTTCCCTGAAGCATCTTCTGAGTGGGAAAATCGGAATGAGGCCGTAGAGGACTACAGCAGAAGAAGCCCTTCCACTCCACCTCTTTCCCAATGGACTCAGGGTGTCGCTAGAGTTGGGAACCCAGGTCCCGAAACTCCTTCTCTGTGGAAGGCTCCACATTCGACAGGTGGAGATGCTATAGGGCTGAGTAGGGACCGGTCCTTGCCAGCCCTGCTCCCACAGGAGTTACCTGATCATCCTATTGAAACGAGTAGCCCATCGCCCCGAGAGACATGGGGTCCTATTGTGCAGGGCTCATCGACGGTATTGCGTCAGGAAGCTATAAATGGCCTAACTCAGGAGTTGGAGCCGCCTACACTACCAGCCCCCGGGACTCCAGAACTCACAGAGGCGCAGTGTCTGCTCACCCTGGAAAATGCGGATAATGCCTTCAAAGGCAGGCAGCCATCTCCAGTTGTCTATACACCGGAACCTCCCGGAAGTCATCTCACAAGCATCCTAGACGACGATGTGTGCCCAGAAGCCTTGGCCTCGGGAGAAGCAGCTTCTGGACGGTCGCGCGTGACTATTCCGCGGCCGCGAGACGTGCGCAAGATGGTTAAGACCACTTATGCGCCAAGCTTTCCTGCGGGAACCCCAAGTTCCGGGCTTCCCGCGCCTTCTGCTGACACCCGCGGGGAGGGCGATGCATCAAAAGCGCAGGAGGTCCCAGCGCTGGAGTCGCCGGCCCCGGCCCATTACACTTCCATTTTTCTCAAGGACTTTCTGCCGGTAGTACCTCATCCCTACGAGTCTCCAGAGCCTTCACTCCATGCGACCCCTAAGGATGTCTCCCACTCCAACCAGGTCCCGAGGCGGAGGGCAGAGAACAACACCGCGAAGCCTTTCGCGCGCAGTGAGATCCGCTTACCTGGCGCTCTAGTCTTGAGCCGCCGGCGGGAGAAAACCCCAGCTGTCCAAGGATGCGGTCCTGGGGTAGAAAACCTGGATGCTGAGGCCCAGCGCCTGGTCCCAGACCACGAGGGTCGAACCAGTCCCTTAGGAGGCGCTCACACCTCAACCGAGTGGTCCCCTTTAGGATCAGCAGGGACCCAACCTCCTCACCCCGGCTCCCCTCAGGCATGTCCCAACTCGAGCCTTGGGACAGCACCCGAATTGGAGACACCACTTGTGGCTCCTGCAAAGGCGATTCAGGCGCCCCTCCCGCGGGAGCCTCAGGCGACAGCGACCAGGACCGCTGCACCCCTCCCGCGAGCTGCCTCTGCACCTCCCACGGATCGACTCCCTCCTGCATCCACCCAGGGGGCGCGGAGGCTTCCAGGAGCCGCGCCACCAGGAAAGGTCCTCGTAGACCCGGAGAGCGGTCGCTATTACTTTGTGGAGGCTCCACGGCAGCCGAGGCTACGGCTACTCTTCGACCCCGAGAGCGGGCAGTACGTGGAAGTGCTGCTGCCGCCCTCGCCCTCTCTTTCCCGGCCGCCACGACAAGCCTATGCCCCGCTGGCCCTAGGGCCGGGCCTCTACCCGCCCGCCTATGGGCCTGTCCCTGGCTCGTCACTGACGCCGCCGTCCcccaatctccaggcccttggcaGTCTCCAGCTACCCTGGACCCCTGAAACCGGGCCCCTGGAGGGGATGTACTACATGCCCTTGAGCGGGACCCCCAGTCCGGCTCCACCGTTGCTCTTCTGTGCCCCGCCCTCCAATTCCGGACCCATCCAGTCCAGCAAGGGTTCCGTGTTTCCTTTGTGA